The region GGACAATGTCCATTCTCTTAGCGCTTTATACTTAACAGAAAAGCTTTTGTCTTTGTTTCCTACTGTCCCTAAACTTTCAAGACTTAGTTCAGAAAATAGAGACGAATGGAATAAATGTAATGAGTCCCTACTCACTGATCTTAAGTATATGGGATGGGACGAATAGAGCGATTGGaacaaattgcaaaaattttaaatcaaggGGGCTGAGAGTTTACACAATGCATCGAGTCCGCTCCATACCTATGCCATCAAATGGTGAACAATAAATGCGTTGGCTGGTGATAATAAATGTCTGACTTAACGAACAGACTTAACCAGAATATTATAGGGTAACGTCTTCACCATGCAGAACGTTCTATCATCGAACTAATCTAAAAGACATATTGACCAGACAAAACTAAAATCTTCATTGCCACCATACCTATACTATATACATCGCAACTATATAAGGCATCGATGCGCTTGAAACAATCCATTGAAGACGTAGGCCAATTagcatttttaattgaacaaatttcCGTTACAATTTCTTGTCGATGAAATGCGTTACAGATTGTGATGTATGCCAATTAGCGACTCATCAATTTCTTTCTTCAAATTCTCGGAGTCATTGTTCTACACGTTAAGTTGGTTGTGTCGATCACGTTTAGTTACCATTTACCATCTACTGATTGAGCAGcggattttcatttattcattgaTCGAAAGACGAAATTGTTAGAAATATGAAAGCGACAATGGTGATTGTTCTGGTCGGTATAGCCGTGACGATGACGTCGGCTACGGATCATTCGAAAAGATCGAAAAGATTTCTTATCTTTCCACCAACATCACCGACAAGGATGCAAGTAATTAAAACGTCTACGGTCTATACGGTCTTGAAGCTGGCTCTGCAATCGAACTGAAATCTTTTTCAGCTCATCTGTGGTATCGGTATCCCTGTTGACTTAGAGTATGAGTCCGTCACAATCGGTTACGTATTGAAATCGGAATACTTATTGCCGGACAACACGTCAATGGTTCTGCATTTCTTACAAGACCCATTTAACCCGATTGTACGTCCCATCGAACGGCGCCGAAGAAGTGCAGCTCCTGTTATTTCTATCGGAAGCCAAAACGATACCGACCACTACGAGAAATATGACGTGGAAGCCGTCCAGATCGGTACCGGATTGACGACCAAAGATGAGGCCCCGGAAAATTATTCGAACGAGTGGAATGAAGTGGCCGACGATGAGGAATTTGCGCCAGAGGATTATCGGATAACGAAGCAAAATGATTTCCAAACATTCCGGTGGACATTGTACAAAGGACTTGAAGCAATGGCTGAGAGGTAGTGACTGAAACCGTCCTAAATTGAAGGGAAGTGTTTTTCGTGctcaatttgtaatttatttagaaaagGTCTGGCCGGAAGGGCCTGCATGCTGCGAACTATTTGTGAATCAGCACACGCACCATTTTCCTTTAGCAGTGGAATTGTGGCAGAAATGATGCACATACTGCTGACGTAAGTCCTTTAATAGATTAAACCAGGGCACTACTGGCAATGGGATCGATGGATTGAGTGAGATATGtgattcgatttcaattttgttgaatgaagTGGTAGAACTGCTCGCATATTTTCACctcttttccattttaaacaACCTCACAATCTGTCATCCAGCAGTTTTCTACTGCAATGCTAGTAGTGCTGTGGAAACGTAACCTaacataaaaacaacaaaattcttaTTTAGCCCATCATCATCGAAAGATACGGTGAATGACCATTCGTTGAACGAATACTACCATGCCGAAGAGATTGGTAAATCAGGAGCGCCGTGCGATCATGTCTTCAGCGAATGTACGATATCGTTGGTGGATAAATTTTCTGGCATTTACACCACAATGGATAATATAATCAAAATGATTggatgaataaaataaataattgttttttgttgttttatcgCATGAGCCCTTTAAAgagcaaggctgtaaactttcgGTATGGCAGattgccattttattagatacgtgGAAACGCACCGCATCTGATGATTTTAAGTATAAAACAATTCACCACGATAATCATCACGAGAAAAGAAtctttaggtcttttttccataggaaaaaaagacctattgtgggcacttcatctgtccgtccgtctgtgtcacaaatcaaatgtgattgataaaagttagaattgcaatgctactatgagcaaaccaacaccaggcgaatcaattgttatttgttatctggtaaccgatcgctcatagcagacattgcaatttgaaagtttggtagttgttggtagttggacccccaaaatatttagcagcaaagatgtttcttactcgagagacgcacaccgactgacgaaattaccctgcctgcttgcctatttataaatcgagtatttggtagttgactaccaaagtggtagttgactaccaaagtgatagttgactaccaaagtggtagttgactaccaaagtggtagttgactaccaaagtggtagttgactaccaaagtggtagttgactaccaaagtggtagttgactaccaaagtggtagttgactaccaaagtggtagttgactaccaaagtggtagttgactaccaaaggggtagttgactaccaaagtggtagttgactaccaacgtggtagttgactaatacggatgttgtagatatgtttactgtttgagagctgcacaccgactgatgaaattaatcggctcgcttgcctatttataattccaaaatttggtagttgaataccaaagtagtacttgaatgagtaccaagctagtagtaaacagaaattgaaaaaaaaatgaaaaaggacctcaccaggcttcagccggtctattcttgttttgtATGTGAACGATGTGAACCGACGCACTACGTTCTTGGAGTGAGTTGTTTGAGCAGACCCAAACGTAGATGTAGAGTTTGGTCAAAAATTAagaaggaaaatgaaaattttgtgtgatgTCTTGAAATAGGGAAGAACTGGCAACTTCTGGGAGCACCATTTTTTCACTGGGCCGTGTTGGCTGTCGTTAACTCTAGTTGCATATCAGtacgaaatttcaactgaactgAAAAAGGAGTTGACCTGCAGTTGGCCTGCAGAGGTACCACGTTTcttttcagtacttcattctttgcgctctattttGGGATGATATAACTCTGGTACACTCTGGTAAAATATTAGTATTTTTATGACGTAATGTACTAGAAATTAATGTGCTAGATTTGGactaaaatctattacatttgaccTTTGACCCACGAAGTCGGGTTACAACAAATTCGTTAAATGCACTCAttgcaaaaacaaacaaaaaattgtgaagGTAAAGTTGCCatatagattgtggatttgagcactatttcacaggactctcaatgattgacgctgtcggcaagtcggtcacttctgtcactttatcgaacaatattttcatggacaatatgatcgaaaatttaatttcctaacaaatgattttgatttttgaatttcgtttctcaaaagaccgactcgaagtcagtgccatcgctgatttttgcaGTAGTGACAATAACAGTTTCCACAATCTACAGACACTAGTTAGTTGGTTCGTGTCTCGGATCTAGTTCCGATAACGTCTCGCTGTATTACACGACTGTCTCGTTTGGAAATGTCAGCGGAGCGAAAGCCTGTGACCGGTGTTTTTTTAAGGAAGGCAGCTGCTACGTCAAGTCAACTGAGTCACTTATTCtctttttgagtttttttaggGTCTCTCTATTCAATTGTTTAAAGTTAAGACCAGTTTTACTTGCATCACTTCTCTTTACGGTTATTGATTGAAATGGATGAAGGAAGTGGAACATAATATTACCGCATTACCACAGCTTCCGTGCGTTAGTGATTTATCAGTGGTTGGACTAAGCCTAATCCGTCCTttacttctatatactcagtCCTAGGAGGCTGGAAGGCCACCTTTCAggctttcactttttctttttcggacGTGACGAACGGAGCTTGACGGAGTTTTTCAACGAGATTGTGAATTTTTACTCTCAATTTTTACTCTTATTTTGGTGCTACGTTTTTGGGAGTTTTTCAGAGTAGCTTTCTTGGACGTCCGATTTTCCATCAGCAGATGACAATTACTTATGTAAACTTTCTAACGCTATAGTTCAATTGAAAGATTTACTGatgtcttgtgtaagaggctagcggaaACAACTGAAGATAGTCAGTCCACTCTAAATTTTGGACCGTCactagttctcgaggtcgaacCTTCTTTTTCTTAATTCATTCACTTAACGTGAGTCCTGGGTAAGGGAAGAGTGTTTAAACTCTGTTTGttcctattttattttattctatttaatcatgtccggagcgatagcggaggacttgacgcagtctaacttccaaaaaaagaacgaagaaaattttttgagacgcggcaactatatatagccgaacatttcagtttctaccctttggtttttatcaccacaaaacatattctatcatattctcgcttcaaatacgagcaaaacgagctatcactcgactatgtaggtttaaaattgccggagatacatcgttttgaaattggtcacttttcatacaaaatacaccaaattgacttttcccaaacaatcaaaatctttcaacttactctgtaagtttctatctatctgtctatctatctatctgtctatctatcgacggtcgatctcggaaactagtcagccaatctgcatgaaattttgcaggagtctcagggtgggcataaaattgaatatgtgatacgccattaccccaggaaaaaccagaattttgttttattggcctcgaagtggtttctgagtgtggttttcgagggtcgggcacgcgttttcggctgtagcttagctgtattgaacagcctacctacagaggcgtgcgacccatcaaatgaaaggtattcgtaacacgattcgaacaaaaaagtaatttaaaaaatcggggcagattcgtttgagctagagtgattagagtgaccaaattttgagctactcgagcgtaggatgaaaggactaatatttttgcgattatgtGAGATaaagagttactttcttcggcaaagtctctgagttttacgagtagaatataggggcatatgtgaaaaatgtcgaaagttggaaatgggtgggtcaattggcgttttggaaatatttcttgaatggtggcagatagagaattactttcttcgtcaaattttcgaattttgtcaaattttcgaattttgtcaaattttcgaatttcgtcaaattttcgaatttcgtcaaattttcgaatttcgtcaaattttcgaatttcgtcaaattttcgaatttcgtcaaattttcgaatttcgtcaaattttcaaatttcgctaaatttccgaatttctgttataaactgttataaaaagcagtgttctaaaacttctaaaacgactgatatcccaacaaaaatctcttcgagaaaagtgtgacgcagtctttgaagtacaatttctaaaatgaatgatatcgctagagttgacgctttcagcttcgttacgcaaaaattaaattttacacccaattttagttcaaacaagctggcttagtttttctcatcatctgccaaataatttttaccaaaaaaaaatttgactggaaacaaccaaaattttaccaaaaaaatctgcgtcgcatgtggcagataaattttcttgctggtctgttcctgaacatttgccactttgcaacgcagatttttttggtaaaattttggttgtttccagtcaaattatttggcagatgatgagaaaaactaagccagcttgtttgaactaaaattgggtgtaaaatttaatttttgcgtaacgaagctgaaagcgtcaactctagcgatatcattcattttagaaattgtacttcaaagacttttctcgaagagatttttgttagGATTTGTTTTAGCTTCATTTtgataggcatttcagctgtgGAATGAATACGAGAAACGCTAGCTCGCtgtgattcacttcaggttatactcttcactGAGTATATAGGAGTAAAGGACGAATTAGGCTGACTCCAACCACTAATAAATCACTAAcggaattcaaaaaaattaaataatttctgaGACTTccaattaattcaaaaaaaaatatttatagaaaTGAAATCGTGCGTCAACATCccttaaaattgttttgtctTCCAATTTTCAGCGATGCGCTCAACCACCCATTGATTCATCAATTCCACATCAACTTCTTTTAAATCATTTGTCAACGTTTGTCGAAATTTTTCCTTCTCCCGTCCTGCGAGACGCGATTCTTCCAAGTCCTTCATCTTTCCCACTATGATCTGTTGTGTAGCTGCCTTACATTCACCAAGTTCCTTAATCTGATTATCAATTATGCTGCGCAATTGCATTGACAGTTTTGGAAGATTCTGATAGTTAGGACTGTTTGTCGTGTGATTCAAACGATAACTGAGGCCGCCACTAGACAGTTCTTTGATCGATGCCAGATTGAGAAGATCAAAAGAACAGTCTAAACTGTAACCATAACCGGCATAAGATAATAACGCCGCTCCTTCAGCAAGTCGATTTGAATCGAATTTGAGTAGATGAACTTTCGgttctttaaatttatttttgatttgccTGAAGATGTCTTGATCTTTGCCGCAAATAAGGAAACGAATTCGCCTGttgcattttctttcaatttttttcagttcgTTGTTGACTCCAGTATCACGCGTCCACCTCCAAGAATTTCTGTTATCTTCGGCTCCACTGGCActcaaaacttttattttcatactTTCATCGATTCCGTATACGACCGAGTCGCACGCTTCTTTCTTATTGACTATCATCGCTACAACGAATTCATCCTTGTTTTTACTCATAGCTGGGTGGAGTTCCCGAACAAAATTGGTCGTTAGCGCACACTGTTCGCGAATCAGCTTGCAAGCAATGTTGGCAGCTTTGATGGCAGTTTTGAAAACACTTTGCATTACTTCGTTAAGACAGGATGGAATGGCTATGGCATACTGAATTTTCGAAGTTGCGTGTAGGCTCTGCTTTGCGATTTGGTCAATGTACATGAGCATCAACGCTATAATTGACTCAATCTTTAGTTCCCCATGACATTTTGTATCATATGTGCGATCCACCACCGTCAACTTTTTGAGAAGATCTTCCATGTTTAGAGAAAGTGAATTAGATGGTATTAGCCCAATGGAGATTCCGTTAGGTGAAAACGAAACAACATTCGCTATAGGTCCATAGATAGTCCGGAAACTGTTACCAACTCTATCGTAATAGCTGACGGTAATTGTCTCGAATCCAAAATGAATTCCAACAGATTTGGTAAGGGAGCTCGCAGATGAAACAGCCGTTGGTACAGTTGCTTTCAGTGATCTTTTGAATTCCAATCGTTTGGAATTTGATTCCGAGTCTAGCTTTGAAACCAGCTGTTTCTTTAGTTCAATTCTCTCAGAGAACGGAATTTCACTCGTTTTTCTGTCGAAATTGTTCCAAATGTCTTTGAGACAAGTTACATTAACATCTTCGAATTGCTTAAGTGTCGATATGCCAGCACATTGCAGCCCTTTCTGATTGATATTGCTGGCGTATTCCGACACAAGTAAGTCAACTATTACGTGGATGCCACTCGAAACAGTTGAATTAACGGGAGCAGTTCTAAGTTCGTTAATAGCTGCGCCTTCCTTTTCCAGACGTTTTTCAAGCTGACTCACCACACGTGCAATAAGGACCTCTCCGCAGTTAGCATACGCATGCCGTATTCCTTGGCAAATGATGTCGCTCTCGCTCTTATACCAAATCGACCGATTACTCTCATTCCGATCCGATGACATCAGTCGTCTACGATAGATCTGAGCCGCTTCGTTGATGATTTTCTCGGAAACAATTTCTTCGATCTCGCGTCGTTTGTCATTAATGTCGGCAAAAGATGTAGTAATCATCTCCATCCAATGCAGTAATATGTCGAGCAGCGGTTTTGTTTCGACGTTAGAATGGGACagtattttctgttgtaatTTTTGTGCTATCTCGCTAAGCCGCGATgtgtcaaaaaatttgtgatcgTCGAATTCAAGGGATAGACGATCGATGTAGCTGTTCAAGTTCTTGAAAAGCATTTGAATCACTTTTTTGACTTCGGTTTGAGTCGGTAGAATTACCGATTTTTCAAGCAACACATTTTTGACCATCACCTCTGCTGTTACGCCCAGTTGTAGGTGCTGTTTATGAAGCACCGACAGCCATTCTAAGTTGGATGACATCGACATCAACGGAGTCGAGGTCATTTCGCTGTCGGCAATACAATCATTTCGAAGTGGAACACCTGAGTTGACCCGAGCAGATACGAACTCTTTGAACGGATGTTCGTATTTGCGACCGgtgtaacaaaatgtttgtgatCGCACAGAATCC is a window of Bradysia coprophila strain Holo2 unplaced genomic scaffold, BU_Bcop_v1 contig_235, whole genome shotgun sequence DNA encoding:
- the LOC119077265 gene encoding uncharacterized protein LOC119077265, encoding MKATMVIVLVGIAVTMTSATDHSKRSKRFLIFPPTSPTRMQLICGIGIPVDLEYESVTIGYVLKSEYLLPDNTSMVLHFLQDPFNPIVRPIERRRRSAAPVISIGSQNDTDHYEKYDVEAVQIGTGLTTKDEAPENYSNEWNEVADDEEFAPEDYRITKQNDFQTFRWTLYKGLEAMAERKGLAGRACMLRTICESAHAPFSFSSGIVAEMMHILLTPSSSKDTVNDHSLNEYYHAEEIGKSGAPCDHVFSECTISLVDKFSGIYTTMDNIIKMIG
- the LOC119077370 gene encoding uncharacterized protein LOC119077370; its protein translation is MDSELVDFISHLGDDVPFSPYRQLNEMWQELEEYFDRRCFDIDEYLDEILPNAHPVSTMQYDIPSDEPQLMTADELLRSFAIPESFFNDLIVDPPALKDRNRVTDELLLDSVRSQTFCYTGRKYEHPFKEFVSARVNSGVPLRNDCIADSEMTSTPLMSMSSNLEWLSVLHKQHLQLGVTAEVMVKNVLLEKSVILPTQTEVKKVIQMLFKNLNSYIDRLSLEFDDHKFFDTSRLSEIAQKLQQKILSHSNVETKPLLDILLHWMEMITTSFADINDKRREIEEIVSEKIINEAAQIYRRRLMSSDRNESNRSIWYKSESDIICQGIRHAYANCGEVLIARVVSQLEKRLEKEGAAINELRTAPVNSTVSSGIHVIVDLLVSEYASNINQKGLQCAGISTLKQFEDVNVTCLKDIWNNFDRKTSEIPFSERIELKKQLVSKLDSESNSKRLEFKRSLKATVPTAVSSASSLTKSVGIHFGFETITVSYYDRVGNSFRTIYGPIANVVSFSPNGISIGLIPSNSLSLNMEDLLKKLTVVDRTYDTKCHGELKIESIIALMLMYIDQIAKQSLHATSKIQYAIAIPSCLNEVMQSVFKTAIKAANIACKLIREQCALTTNFVRELHPAMSKNKDEFVVAMIVNKKEACDSVVYGIDESMKIKVLSASGAEDNRNSWRWTRDTGVNNELKKIERKCNRRIRFLICGKDQDIFRQIKNKFKEPKVHLLKFDSNRLAEGAALLSYAGYGYSLDCSFDLLNLASIKELSSGGLSYRLNHTTNSPNYQNLPKLSMQLRSIIDNQIKELGECKAATQQIIVGKMKDLEESRLAGREKEKFRQTLTNDLKEVDVELMNQWVVERIAENWKTKQF